The sequence TCCGCAGATCGTCTACCGGCCGGTTCGGACCGACTCGATCGCGGACGTCTCGGTGGGAGATCTTCGCATCGAGCTTCCCAACGGGCCCGACATTCCCCTCGCGCCCCTGGCCGAGGTGGTCGCCGGGGTGGTCCCCGCCTTCTTCTCGGCGGATCGCGCGCGGGTGGTCTATGAGATCGAGCGCGCGATCCGGGTCGTGGACCTCCGTACCCGCGACCACATCGATTTCGGTGACGGCATCGCGCCGCGACCGGTACCGTTCTCCCCCGACTTCGTCTACCTGCGCCAGCTCCGCCACGAGCAACGTGAAGACGGCTCTACGGAGCTGACCTACGAGGTGGTGCGCGCCTCGTTCGAAGGCGGCCCGACGGAGTCGATCGGCGAGCTACAGGCACTTGCTCGCCCCGACCAGCACGCCAACTACTCGCCCGTACGCTGGATGGTCGTCAGCGAAACTCCCGAGGGATTCGTCCTGCGCGGCGACGGGGTATCCACCTTCAAGCTCCCCACCACCGTCCTCAACCCCGCGGACCGCGCCAGCCGCGACCGGAGGTGAACGAATCGGAGCGGGAGGTCGCCCAACTCGTCCTTCCGGCCGTCCGCTGGCACCCCGACCGCGGCTTCCACGACACCTGGCCGGCGATAGAGCGCGCGCTGGCGGCGGGGGTGCGGGGATTCATCCTCTTCGGCGGCGAGGCCGGTTCGGTCCGTGACCTTACCGACGAGATGCGGCGCCGTGCGAACGGGCCTCTTCTTTTCGCCAGCGATCTCGAGAGAGGGGCAGGGCAGCAGTTCAGGGGCGCCACCCCACTGCCGCCGTCTGCCGCAATCGGATGGTTGAACGATCTCGAGGTGACCCGCCGCGCGGCGGAGATTACAGCCCGGGAAGCCCGCGCGCTGGGAACCGGGTGGGTGCTGGCACCGGTGGCCGACCTCGACCTGGAGCCGCGGAACCCGATCGTGGCGACCAGGGCGTGGCATCGGGAGCCGGTGCCGGCGGCGAGGCAGGTGGAGTCGTGGGTACGAGGCTGCGCCGAGGGTGGTGCGCTGTCCTGCCTGAAACATTTCCCCGGTGCTGGACGGGCGACCACGGATTCGCATACCGAGCTTCCGGTGGTCACGGCCAATCGGGAAGAGCTCGAGCGGGGTCTCCTGCCGTTTCGCGCCGGCATCGCCGCGGGTGCGGACACCGTGATGGTGGGCCATCTCGCCTACCCGACCATCGATCCATCCGGCATACCTGCATCACGCTCCGCTACTATCGTCGACCGCCTGCTGCGCCGGACGCTGCACTTCGACGGCATCGTGGCAACCGATGCCATAAACATGGCGGGCTTCGCGAAGACGGGGGGCGGGCAGTCGGCGGTGGTGGAGGCGGTGCTGGCGGGGTGCGACGCACTGCTATACCCGGAAGACACCGAGAGCACGATTGCGACGCTCGCGGAGGCAGTTCGCCAAGGGGCGCTGAATCGCGAGCGGGTGCGCGAGGCGGTGCGGCGGCTGGGGCGTGCGGCGGCCCGCGTGGGAGCGCCCCTCGGGGCCGCACCGGGCCGGCCGGAAGACTTGCGGTGGGCCTTCGAGGTTGCGGTTCGAACGATCCATGTGCTCCGGGGTGAGGCACGCCTGGGTGAGGCGCGCGTGCACCTGGTGGAGCTCGACGACGACCAGGGCGGACCGCACCCCGCTCCTCCCCGCACCGCGCTGAAGCAGGCGCTGCACGACGGCGGCGTGGAGCTGGCCGAGGGCGCGCCGATGCTGCTTGCACTCTACGCGGACGTGCGAGCCTGGAAAGGGAGGGCAGGCCTCTCCGCTGCCGCCATCGCCCGAGCGAGCGAGCTTCTGGCTACCTCCCCGGAGGCCGTGGTGGTGCTTTTCGGCCATCCGCGGCAGGCGGAGGAGCTTCCCGCGGCGCGCAACGTAGTGGTCGCTTGGGGAGGCGAGCCGCTGATGCAGCGTGCCGCCGCGGCGTGGCTCCTCGCGGGGCGGGCCGCCGGCTGAGCAGGGCCTGCCCCTGGTTCTGAACTTGCGTTCCCGCCCGGCCGGAAAACGCCGCCCTGGAGCGGAGTTCTGCCTGGCGTGGGGATCCTTCGTACCCACCTCCAGCCGATCTCGCAGATGAATTCCGAACGCCGACAGCCTGCCCTCTTTCGTGTGTTCACGCAGCGGAAGATGGCCGCGATCCTGCTGCTCGGCTTCTCCTCCGGACTTCCGCTCTATCTCTCCAGCCGCACTCTGCAGGCGTGGATGACCCTGGAAGAGGTCGATCTGACCACAATCGGCCTCTTCAGTCTGGTGGCGCTCCCCTACTCGCTGAAGTTCCTCTGGGCTCCGGTCATGGACAGGTACATCCCGCCGCTGCTGGGGCGTCGCCGTGGCTGGCTGGTGATCACCCAGATTGCCCTGCTGGTTTCCATCGCGGCGATGTCGCTGCACGACCCTTCGCGTGGGCTGCAGCTCCTCGCTTTCAACGCGCTGCTCATCGCCTTCTTCAGCGCGAGTCAGGACATCGTGGTCAACGCCTACCAGGTGGACGTGCTGGAGGAGCGCGAGATGGGGGCGGGGGCGGCGACGCAGGTGCTCGGTTATCGCATAGCGATGATCATCACCGGCTCGGTTGCCTTCGTGCTCGCCGATCGAATGCCCTGGCCTGTCGTCTACCTGTTGATGGCGGTCCTGATGTGCGTCGGCATCTTCGCCGCCATCTGGGCGCCCGAGCCGGTGCTGGAAGAAGCACCTCCGCAGTCGTTGCGGGAGGCGGTGGTGGAGCCGTTCATCGAGTTCTTTCGGCGGACGACCTTCTGGTGGGGGCTCGTCATTCTGCTCTTCATCATCCTCTACCAGCTGCCCGACCGGCTCGGGCAGAACATGGTCACCCCCTTCCTGCTGCAGATC is a genomic window of Longimicrobiaceae bacterium containing:
- a CDS encoding glycoside hydrolase family 3 N-terminal domain-containing protein translates to MNESEREVAQLVLPAVRWHPDRGFHDTWPAIERALAAGVRGFILFGGEAGSVRDLTDEMRRRANGPLLFASDLERGAGQQFRGATPLPPSAAIGWLNDLEVTRRAAEITAREARALGTGWVLAPVADLDLEPRNPIVATRAWHREPVPAARQVESWVRGCAEGGALSCLKHFPGAGRATTDSHTELPVVTANREELERGLLPFRAGIAAGADTVMVGHLAYPTIDPSGIPASRSATIVDRLLRRTLHFDGIVATDAINMAGFAKTGGGQSAVVEAVLAGCDALLYPEDTESTIATLAEAVRQGALNRERVREAVRRLGRAAARVGAPLGAAPGRPEDLRWAFEVAVRTIHVLRGEARLGEARVHLVELDDDQGGPHPAPPRTALKQALHDGGVELAEGAPMLLALYADVRAWKGRAGLSAAAIARASELLATSPEAVVVLFGHPRQAEELPAARNVVVAWGGEPLMQRAAAAWLLAGRAAG
- a CDS encoding AmpG family muropeptide MFS transporter codes for the protein MNSERRQPALFRVFTQRKMAAILLLGFSSGLPLYLSSRTLQAWMTLEEVDLTTIGLFSLVALPYSLKFLWAPVMDRYIPPLLGRRRGWLVITQIALLVSIAAMSLHDPSRGLQLLAFNALLIAFFSASQDIVVNAYQVDVLEEREMGAGAATQVLGYRIAMIITGSVAFVLADRMPWPVVYLLMAVLMCVGIFAAIWAPEPVLEEAPPQSLREAVVEPFIEFFRRTTFWWGLVILLFIILYQLPDRLGQNMVTPFLLQIGFSQTEIGTIQGGIGLFCTILGVLAGGAVIASVGINRSVWIFFFLQILSNLAYYWLSQIGPNGGALFVAIVIEYFSGGLVTAVFVALLMSLSSRRYSATQFALLSSLMSAARDVLVAPAGGIAEALGWPGFFLFTLAAGIPALVLLPFVAPWAQENPRGAAEHTGRVLEQGRIRAPAVEEGA